CTCTTGATCTTTATTGGGAGAGAGGCACacggggagaggagaggaaggggggggggggtagggaagGCGCGCTGACAGCACATGGGAGCATCTTAGGCAGAGCAGGCGATGCTTTTACAGAGTTTTGCCTCCCAGACGAGTCTCTTTTGGCAGTTGGGTGGCGTTACGCAAGCCAAAATGAGGTCACTATTGAGTCTATTAGTTAAATCAATTATTGGGGATACAGAGAGACAGGCGGGTGCCACTGCGGCTATAGAAGCCCATCACTCTGCTTCCCCTGCTGTGGGCTGCTCTGTGCAAAACGCGTTGGACACGAGGAGAGCCACTGGTAAGACAACGTCCCTtaatcacacagacacacacatgaagcCACAGACGCTCATTCAAACATGCACTCACAGAAAAcgcaaacacaacacagacaaagGTGCACCATGGGAACAGAAGACACTGAACTAACACACAGAAATAGGCGTTCATACTGCTGACACACAACTCATATGTCATATTataaatgtaaaatataatattttcatttttttctccaTAAGGCATTTGGAAACGCAGGAGAATTGCTAGCGGAGAGTCTGAGTAATGTCATGGCATTCAAACGCAAATGCTATTTGCTTACACTCGAGATTTTCTATGGCAGGTTTTCAATGATACTTTTGATAGAGCTCTCCCGGAAGACACGCAGTCTGGCTCTATTTATTCACAGTAACGGGAGCCATATGCAGCAGAGCCTCGGTAACAACTCTTTTCAGCCATAAATATCCCCTGCCGAGACAGCGGAGCCAGGTGAGGGGGGGACGAGTGTACAGTGGCATTCCAGGCCCTCGGCAATGTGAGGAATACAGAGACACACTCCCGTCTTTACAGTCACACCAGAGAAAGTAGTAAAACagtaaaaatatattttaaaaaaaaactcccaaatacgtgcacactcactcacacacacacacacacacacacacacacacactcactcactcactcactcactcactcactcactcactcactcactcactcactcactcactcacacacacacacacacacacacacacacacacacacacacacacacacacacacacacacacacacacacacacacacacacacacacacacaccgaggcagACATTTGCAATACTCACCTAATGACTTGAACACATCTGGTCCGGCATACTTTCCATCAAAATAGACTGTGTTGTTTTGTGAGTCAAAGGCACGGCACATTCTGACAAACACAACTTCCAAAGACCCTGTGGAGACAAACAGGAATACCGTGCTAAAGTTATTCTTCCCTCCCATTTCTTTTTCTCTGACAGTTTGGGCCGTACAGTAAGTTACATGTCAGTCAGGATAGAGGAAACAGATGACTGTGATTTGTGTTTTTCCCTTATTAGAAGAGAATAATATAGTGAATCCCcttagaaaagggggggggatcactgATGAACAAAACATAAAGTCAGTCTATTAATATACCTGAGCAAGTGTTATTTCAACAGGGGGGAGCACTCAATAGTTATTCTCCCATGTCGCCATGTTGGGTAAAACATTCTGCATCATTCAATAGAAGCAGTACTTATTAATTCAACCTTTATTTAGCCTAGGAGGTAGAAAATATATTCTCTTCTATTTGCACTATTCTGTAGGAGCGGGTAAGAGGATAAGGGACACGTAATGAAGGCCATCATTGCCTTTCAGAGTTTTAAAATGTCACGTCTGACAAGGGATCTCTGTCTCGTGTTCATTATTCATGCGGGGGGTAAGTGATGTAAATAAGACCTGTGGAAGGACTCTTGAGAGGTATTTGTTTGTtgctgtgtgcacgtgtgcatgtgtttttgcaCAGTTACTGTAGGTATTATCACACAGATACATGTGAATGCACGTGCCCGTGAACAAATGTGTCGGTAGTTGCGGAGCCACAGATACAGAGGCACTCGCAGAGCATTCTGCctcgcgtgtctgtgtgtgtgtctgtgcgagtGTGTGCTGTGCAGCCGTTAGAGTCAGCAGGCATCATCTTGGGCCGGCTAAGGAGAGGGAAGTGGCAGCCGTCATGATGGCTAGTATCACGACTAGGGAACACGCTGCTTATCATATTCTGCATCCCTCCCCGCTATGTGTGTAATGAGCAGagggaggacagaaagagagagcgagagagagagagagagaaacagtgaaTAGGCAAGATAGGGTCTCCTCTCTGTGACACACTGTCTGTGCGTGTGAGGAAGGCTTTGTGTAGTCAGGTCAGCTACGCCCTTGTGACAATGCCGAGGGGGGTGGTGGGCGGGTGGGTGGGGGATTGTGGTGTTGGGTGAGTTTGACGGCAGTGGGCCGTGCTGACAGGCTGTCATACCTGCTTTCAGCAGCACTATCTGATCGTTCTGACACAGCTCCATGAAGCCGTCGATGCGCTTGGCGAACTCCACCACATACTGAATGGCCTCTGTTATTTTGATAGCACACAGCTGCCACATGACTTCCTGGGGCTAAGGAGGGATAGGACAGAAAACTAGCTgtaatgaaaaaaaataaataaccgaTTTGATTACTTGAAACTGTTGTGAACATGGGTAACGGGGCCTCGGTGTGGTCGGGTACCTTGTTCTGGtagctctccatctcctcctgcagGAAGGCCTGCCAGGTCATCTGCTGCAGCTCCTCCCGAAGGTACTGACACGTTTCCATGTGGGACTTGGAGATGTTCTGGGCCAGGTGCTCTGAAATGAAACCACAGTCAGACGGCCACCGTCAAAATCAGAATGCCGCTTGCAATTACGTGTCGAAGTGAGAGATCCCACAGATGAAAACTCTATAGGAGAAGATTTATTTACTGAGCTTTCATGTAGGAGGGAAGGCGGATGtgcgtgggattttttttttaatatttttttttctcctttgactGGGAAAAGGCTTGCTGACATTTTCCTTTTTACTGCCTCCAGGAAGCTCATAGCTTAAGGTTGAGGCACAGCCAATCTAGTTATGACACAAAtgcaaggaaaggaggaggggcaccACATTACTCACTGAAACAAAGGTCATATTTTCTCTGAGAGAAATATTGGGTTTAAGAATTTAAATGGTTTTGAAAACACATCTGTTAAAAGGAGTTTCTAGGCACATAGGGAGCCTAAAAAAATGATTTCCCCAGACgcctgccctgctggatcctgatTGGCCCTAATTAATGGAAACTAATTACAAAAAAGAGGCTCTTTTAATGAGTGTCGGAGATGAGTCTCCAACCTCCTGCTATTTTAAGCAACCTTTGTGTAGTTTGCCCCACGGTTGAGTTGCCCCCCTCCCGTCCTCCATTTTActcgcccccctccccctccccactccTCACCTAATTCAGCCATGGACACGGTGGGGGAGGTTTCTCCGTTGGTGAAGGAGCAGTAAGGGAAAAAGCCAGAGCCGGGGGCAAAGTCGCAGATGGGCTCAGGCTTGATGCCATTGATGTCCAGGCCTGACTGGTCAGGGGACGGCTGGATGTCAAGGTAGAAGCTACTGATGGCCGAGTCCGGCTTGCTGCCATCGGGGGTGTGGCCGTCCATGTAGCCGCTGAGGTCGTCGTGGAGCTCTGTGAGGCCATTGGCTGAGAGGCCGTAGGTGGGCGTGAGTGGCTCAGCCTCACCAGGCTGCTGTTGGTGATCacgctgctgttgctgcagaCGATGTTTCTGGACCTCGGCATAAAGGCTGTCTCGCTGCTTTTTAGACATGCGACCAAACTTCACCGCTGTTGAGTAGAAGAAAGGATTAGGTACATCTCTAAATATGTCTGTCGGATATACTTTTCTGTTGACCTGAGAGACACTTCATCAGCTGCCCTCTGTCATCTGCTTTTCTGTAAATATTTCTCAGTAGTACCAAGAGGGATCTTGTCAAGAGGAACAATGAAATATGTTTTGTAATTTGTAGCACAAACAATATGGGAGCCATAGATGACGACTGCATTTGTCAGTCTTAAGCTTTCTTAAGTCGGTTTGTACAAGATACTCAATGCAGCACACCAAAATAACTACATACAAATAGCAATGAAATGGGgcgtagttttttttttggtccgaGTTTCTATCAATTAATCAGGCAATTCCTCATAAAACCTGTCATCAATAGGAAAAGCTCTACCTGACTGACATGAGCAAAGCAAACATGTCCATTTAAAGAGGTACTGCGGCAGAGCTCATTATCAAATGTTGAAAAATAAAGATTTGACCAACAAGACATCTACAGGGAGTAACGGCCTGAACTTCAGTCACTCACATCTTACTAGCACTCCAACATGAGACAGACTGAAACTACCGCCTCCACCGTGGTTCGCAGACTAAACAGCATTGGTTCGAGTGAGCCCCCTTGGCCAGAATTCTGTGAGCCTGGCAGCATATCAAtttgtcaccgtgtgtgtgtgtgtgttgacgtgtgtgtccgcatgtgtgtgtgtgtgtgcgtggggggcaCAGAGTTGAAAGTGAGTGGAGCAGAtcaggagagtgcaggcagatgGGCTCCGGTGTGTCGAATGAAAGCGGGAGTCACCTTGCCCTGTCctgattgtgtgtgcatgtctgcaagTGCCCATATGTGAAAGCATGTTGTGTTCAGATGTCTGTGTGTGGATATGGAAAGGCACTGATAAGTGCTAATGTGCTGATGAGCCTGCAaaaatgtgcatgtatgtgtgcaatgGAATATAAGCGTAGAAATGTAATCAAGTACGTGCCAATGGCCGCACATCTGTGGGCATTCCCCTTTGTgacttgtctgtgtgttgtgctggaagagggagagagagagagcgagcgacagagagagagacacacagctgAAATGATAACCTGGCTTGATTCCTGTAATCAAGCCAAGCCTTGTGTCGGAGTCCTACTCTGATCCTCATTCCTGTACGGAGCTCTCCAGTAGAGACAATCACCATAACCATTCCTCACCGCTTATTCCAAACTTAAACTTACAACAGACAATTAGGTCCTTGGACGACACACTCACATGCTACTTGGACAATGTGTAtactgtagagcagtgtttcccaatccagtcctcaaggaacccctatcctgcagattttcattgtaaccctgcataggtagccctgcttgtgcttgtacttactcaaccaatcatctcacagcacttaattatgcaaggtgtgcaacatctgagataattcattgctgattggttgaataactacaaacaggtacctattcagggttgcaaagaaaatctgcaggataggggttccttgaggattgggttgggaaacactgctgtagagcAAAATGGTATGACACGGAGTAATCTCTTAGCACGTACCTATGTAAAAGTTTTCCTGTCACTGGATATCTCTATCATCTACAATATAGAGTAATAACACATGTACAGTATGATAGCCTCCAGGATATCTCTATCATCGACAATAGAGTAATAACATGTACAGTATGATAGCCTCCAGGATATCTCTATCATTGACAATATAAAGTAATAACATGTACAGTATGATAGCCTTCATGATATCTCTATCATCTACATTAAAGAGTAATAACATGTACAGTATGACAGCCTTCATGATATCTCTATCATCTACAATATAGAGTAATAACACATGTACAATATGATAGCCTTCATGATATCTCTATCATCTACATTAAAGAGTAAAAACACATATACCTTGCAAACTGTATTTAAAATATACATCACATCCCATTAATGCAGAGATGCACTGTGCTCCAGCATGTCCATTtggttgtctgtttttttttttaagtgtctaTTCATTAAGATGTCGACACACCTGTTCAACATAAAGTCATGGACCTTCTAGCCCCCCAAAAAAGTTCAGTGGGGCCATGGAAACATGACTATGTCATGAATGTGTCGGCACTTTTAATGGCCTTTACAAACTAGTACGCCTCAGGCACTTGTGGGCAGGACGTTACAGAAGGCATGCTGTTGTTTTTTTACTGTAAGTGGGAAATATGTTGTGTTATACTGATCCTCATACAACAATTCCTTTTCCACTTGAGAGAGATCCTCCCTCTGtttttctccctgaggtttcttcctagtttttctccttgttaaaggggttttttttttttagggagttgttccttatccgatgcgagggtctaaggacagaatgttgtgttgctggaaagccccctgaggcaaattcgtaatttgtgatattgggctatacaaataaaactgacttgacttgacttgttcccCTCAGCAAGGATGTCGGATAGCAGGGTAAGCAGCTCTGGAGCTGGTACAGATTGAGCATCGTGCTCAAAGGACCTTCGGTAGGGGCAGATGCTTGACGAAACTGAAACCGAACCCAGGTCCTCCAGTTTTtttaagccacttcattttgtcattgtattcttaaaacAAGCTGTATTGTTACAATGGATTTGttatttgcatttaacccatcctattctatgggcgcagtgggcagctgcagtgcctggggaccaactccagatcttctttccactgccttggtcaggggcacaaacaggagtattaaccctaacatgcatgtctttttgatggtgggaggaaaccggagcacccggaggaaacccacgcagacacggggagaacatgcaaactccacacagaaaggacctgggacggcccggggtttgaacccaggaccttcttgctgtgaggcaacagcgataACCAGCGAGCCACCGTGCCGTCTCCCCAGTCACTATGCCACCTTGCAGGACAACACCCCTTCTTTTTAAAATGCTTACCATCTCGTGACATACCCACTGCCAGACACTTCTGTAGCCGGCAGTGCTGGCAGCGGTTGCGGCTGGTACGGTCGATCAGGCAGTTCTTCTGACGGGGGCAGGAGTAGGCCGCATTGCTTTGCTGACTCCTCCTGAAGAAGCCCTGTGCAGGGGAGAGGGAAGGACATCCTTTAGGTTAGTAAATCAAatgctgtgtgcgtgcgtgtgtttgtgtgagtgtttgtaGAATACAACAGCTTGGCGTATCCTAGCTGTGGTGTGTTTCACTACTGGCCAGATTTGTTAACCGCAGAGTTATTTAATAATGTCCTGCAGCAAATTCCTTCCTGTCATCAAACAACTGATGTAACAGTACTCTTGTATTGTCATTTTCCTGGCTATTACATTGCGTTGTTGGGCATCCATGGCGCACTATATGTCAACAGTGCAGATAATTAAGGAGTTGCTACGTTTAAGCAATGTGTACAGCACAAGGGTGGTGTGTTTGGGTAGGTATGATAACCGTGGATGGTATTTTTCTTCAGTGGGATTATTAGCGTTGATTAGCTCAGTGCTTGCATGTGCAGCACTAAAGGATGGTGCACACACAccgattgaattcctcatccttTGACTTAATGAATTGATTCCAGCACATCATTAACATGCCCCACTCAACTGCTCCATACACATATGTCTTAATTAGCTGCTCATTGGCTGTTTAATTACAAGAAAACAGCTGACAGCTGCCAAGTTGCTTTATAATGGAGGCCATTATGGAAGCGGGCTATAACTGCCGGTGACAAGTAGCACTCTTTAATAATGCTATGATTTATGGTCCAAACTCTTCTACTCGCACATATCATTAGAGGCCTCTCTGCCTGGACTAATTAGTGATCATTAACGATACATTTCAGCAGTTTATTCTTCAGtattttgtttttcccccccatcAACTCCTGTGTGAGGAAAACACTGTGAAGAACAGCTGAAAATGGTCTCTCcctccctgtatctctctctctctctctctctctctctctctctctctctctctctctctctctctctctctcacacacagacacacacacacacacacacacacacacacacacacacacacacacacacacacacacacacacacacagaagtcaaACAGCAGAGGTGCAGGCTGGCTGAGGAATGCTAATGATGCGCCTACTGACAAGCACAGGGACAAGAATACACCCTAAGCACAAATTCCCCTCACTGTGAATGGCTGGTGCATTTGAAACGGCACAAAAGGCAGCTTCAATGGGGGCGACACACTGTAGCAAACAGCCAACAATCCGCCATAATTCAAAGCACTACCCTTTTGATGGTTTTATTTCAAGACGAGCAGCCCTGCTGCAAAAGCAAAAATCAGTGAAAAGACACGTCTCCGGGAGGATGAGGCAGAGCGAGGAAGAGGAACAACTTTGTCCTGCTAATTGTGGTTTTCTATGATGTTCTCTGTGGTGCTTGACCACTTTAATGATCATGTTCAGCGTGTTTACACTTTCTCAGTACCTCTCCAaatcctccaaaaaaaaaaaagacaaaaaaagtccaGTGACATTTTTAAAGGCTTTCCCTCCCCACTTCCTTAAAATTTCTGTCTCCACCTCCTCTTGCCCACTCccatgtacactcacacacatacactctatgTGTACAAAAAGACACAGATGTAACCATCACCTCTCTTTTTCACCCACATGTTCTTTTTTCGGCACGCTTACCTTACAGCCTTCACATGTTATCACGCCATAATGGATGCCCGATGATTTGTCGCCACAGATCTTGCAGGGGATTATTTCGATTTGAGCTGCGAAGAGGAAAAGGATGTGGGGAAAAAAGTCAACATTTTGCTGTCACAAATCACTGTACACTTTCACTATGGGCCCACATTGGTACATGAAAGAGCACTGTGCTTCTAAAAACATCTCATCTGCTTGCTTTGAATCCTTACTTCCACAGAGCCTTAACTGAACATTTACAGAGTTGTGTGTCAGAAGGAGGCCATTTTAAGTCTTCACAAGCAGCCAATATAAACATGGTGTCAATTTGCATCCTAAGCACAACTTACATAAGGAAAAGCCCCGGCTAGCCACAACCTCTAATATGGCACTCTTGCGGTAAATCTAGCCTCGTAGAATGACAAAGCCTTGTTCAAGCACATGAGTGGACTTATTCCCGCTTGGAAAACTTGACTTAATGTAGTCTTTTAAACTTCAGAACCTTGCAAACCTCACTAGCAAACCCACTGCAGCCACAAAGAATCATAACATTCCCACTGTGCTGGCTAGAGTGATGGCAgtggttgtgtatgtgtatgtgtatgtgtgtttgtttgtttgtgttaagcATGTATGCCAGAGAGACAATATCCTGTGAGGACTGTACTGCTGTAGTACTGACAGGCCTCTGATTCAGTAGCCACGGAGGACAAGAGCACAGACGGGACAGCCCTCATCCATCGTTGGCCTCCTCTTCAGGAGCAGACCACAGGGCAACACAGTAGAACAGACCAGAACACACAGACATCAGAGACACACAAATCCCAGCCTGTCCCATTGCTTCACTGCAGCCACTGATGCAACATCTCTCTCCACCttccctctcttttgctctctctttctACCCCAGGAGATCTCTATCTCAGAGCCCTCCTCCACATCTCCAACATCTCAGCAGTGCAGTGCAGTCCTAGGCGATCTACACTATCTGATCTGAATCGAGGAATGATCACCTCGGGATGTTCCCCCCCTCTATATAATTGTTCCTTTGAACCAGCTGCAAAACCAGCCAATTTGAGCAAAGACTGCTATTGGAATACACATCTTttccaattagggagaaaaattcATGTTTTTTTCCCTTGATGAGGCACAATAAAACTGATAATTGAAAAAAGAAAATCCCAAAAAAGTACAAAATTGTCTATGTCATAGTGTTACATCAGCCTTCCCCCTCTAGCCAGGCCTATCTATCCACTCTAGGGCTTGATGTCTCATCCAAGTCTAGTGCTTCTCTAGATCCCTGGCGCACCTTAACAACCAACCGCTTTAAACCAATTTGATCACATCAAAAGTGCCTTTGCTGGGGTTCAGTCCAGGCAGCCCTGCCCATTTTAATCAGCCGCTTCGGAGTCTGTGTTTGTGTCATGTGGATAATGTCTCTGTCCCCGAGGCACACCCAAGGGAGGACCTTAACACCGAGGCTCTAATCCACTAACCCTGGAGCCACACTCCATTCATTCAGGGATCTGTCTGCTCTCCTAGTGCTGCTGGAGTCAACCACACCAGCCATGTTTATATGGAATTAGCCTATGTTTCAGGAAAATGAACAATGGGGAGAGGTGGAACATGTACAATCAATTCCACTTCAAACGACACCTTCTGTGATCATGGATTCTCACATACAATGGGGGGCAGTGCATCTCCTCTGCTCAGTTTAGAGTGGAATGCAGGCAGGAGGCTTTGACAAGCTAACTGCGAGGGTTAATCTATTATTAATTGTTTCCTTACTGTGCACAGTTGCTTGTTATTTTGACTATTTTGTTTCAGTCAGAGCACCGCCATCATGGACGATGCACCCTattgtttgtttttatgttgtcTTTGCATGAGTATTAGCAGTGCAGTGTGTTTCGATTCCTTTAGCATTTTCAGGCTCATTACTTACATAATTTGTTCTGACATGCACTCACAACAACTGAAGCGTGCTGTAATTATAACTCGCTGTGGTTATGAAGTACTGGCAGCAGTGACAGACTCTagccactgggtggcagtgaaggGCTATGGCCATGTTTATCATCTCAACTGATCCAAGCATCCACCCACCCTCTTCAGCCCACAGGCGTTTGGCTCTTAGCTTCAGCCTCCGATAGCTCCAGGATTAGGCTGCTGCTGGTTTACCCCACCCCCACAGCATAGCTGTGAGATGCCTTCATCGCTC
The window above is part of the Lampris incognitus isolate fLamInc1 chromosome 6, fLamInc1.hap2, whole genome shotgun sequence genome. Proteins encoded here:
- the roraa gene encoding nuclear receptor ROR-alpha A, whose protein sequence is MESPPDPASDPGNSASEPATPARETPVNLETLRKADHPAPVRRQTCSSTNRGISVTKKTHTSQIEIIPCKICGDKSSGIHYGVITCEGCKGFFRRSQQSNAAYSCPRQKNCLIDRTSRNRCQHCRLQKCLAVGMSRDAVKFGRMSKKQRDSLYAEVQKHRLQQQQRDHQQQPGEAEPLTPTYGLSANGLTELHDDLSGYMDGHTPDGSKPDSAISSFYLDIQPSPDQSGLDINGIKPEPICDFAPGSGFFPYCSFTNGETSPTVSMAELEHLAQNISKSHMETCQYLREELQQMTWQAFLQEEMESYQNKPQEVMWQLCAIKITEAIQYVVEFAKRIDGFMELCQNDQIVLLKAGSLEVVFVRMCRAFDSQNNTVYFDGKYAGPDVFKSLGCDDLISSVFEFGKNLCSMHLSEDEIALFSAFVLMSADRSWLQEKVKVEKLQQKIQLALQHVLQKNHREDGILTKLICKVSTLRALCSRHTEKLTAFKAIYPDIVRAHFPPLYKELFGSDFEQSLAVDG